In Massilia forsythiae, one DNA window encodes the following:
- a CDS encoding glycoside hydrolase family 16 protein — MPRAAASAVLALACMVAAAMAVRPSMAAARAGTVPAMPIPQAPGWILDWHDEFDGRELDRTKWVAETGDPRNGNDERQFYTARPQNLRVEDGKLVIEARRERYEGKDYTSARIKTQGLQERTYGRYEARIRIPRGQGIWPAFWMLGADIGTAGWPRCGEIDIMENIGKEPGLVHGTLHGPGYSGEKGVGKPSALDKGAYADDFHLYAVEWEPGEIRWFRDGILYHTARPDTVGGDWVFAHQFFVILNLAVGGYWPGYPDGTTPLPQHMLVDYVRVYRRAK, encoded by the coding sequence ATGCCGCGCGCAGCCGCATCGGCGGTGCTGGCGCTGGCCTGCATGGTGGCAGCGGCCATGGCGGTGCGACCGTCCATGGCCGCTGCCAGGGCTGGCACGGTGCCGGCAATGCCGATCCCGCAAGCGCCCGGCTGGATACTCGACTGGCACGACGAATTCGACGGCCGCGAACTCGACCGCACCAAATGGGTCGCGGAAACCGGCGACCCGCGCAACGGCAACGACGAACGGCAGTTCTACACCGCACGGCCGCAAAACCTGCGCGTCGAGGACGGCAAGCTGGTGATCGAGGCGCGCCGCGAACGCTACGAAGGCAAGGACTATACGTCGGCGCGCATCAAGACCCAGGGCCTGCAGGAACGCACCTATGGCCGCTACGAGGCAAGGATCCGGATCCCGCGCGGGCAGGGCATCTGGCCGGCGTTCTGGATGCTGGGCGCCGACATCGGCACCGCCGGCTGGCCGCGTTGCGGCGAGATCGACATCATGGAAAACATCGGCAAGGAACCGGGCCTCGTGCACGGCACCCTGCACGGCCCCGGCTACTCGGGCGAGAAGGGCGTCGGCAAGCCGTCCGCGCTGGACAAGGGCGCCTACGCCGACGATTTCCACCTGTATGCGGTGGAATGGGAGCCGGGCGAGATCCGCTGGTTCCGCGACGGCATCCTGTACCACACGGCGCGCCCGGACACGGTCGGCGGCGACTGGGTGTTCGCGCATCAGTTCTTCGTGATCCTCAACCTGGCCGTGGGCGGCTACTGGCCCGGCTATCCGGATGGGACCACGCCGCTGCCGCAGCACATGCTGGTCGACTACGTGCGCGTCTATCGCCGGGCGAAATAG
- a CDS encoding TonB-dependent receptor produces the protein MNHPKAKQKLISLAVAGACAAIVFPAHAQDQVQNPAQAQVQDNGVAPVATPYDSAAPGAVQQVKVTGLRQSLASSLNLKRNSDGIVDGIVAEDIGKFPDTNLAESLQRISGVSIDRSIGEGSKVTVRGIGPDYNMVLLNGRQMPTSNLGDLNGRAFDFANLASEAISQLQVYKTSRAETPTGGIGATINVVTARPLDKLGTWSSIGVKAVHDTTNNNLPGDVKASKSTTPEFSGIYSTTSADGKWGLGISASYQERNLGYNQASVSSGWKGPFRGDENNWGTIPATGAVNRPQGSTLYEVPQNLNYSFSGVKRQRTNGQLTLQFAPVKDLVTTLDYTYSENKIQTKRNDVSAWFNFGPSTSTWTNGPVAAPLVYTEQISPATSDIAMGGGDFATKTQNKSLGFNAQWRANADLKLEFDAHRSTAESKADSPLGSFNTLGTASFSRGDTSADFSHDFPVLSIAGADFARAPQQVTGSNFQNGYMKGEVDQAQVKGRLRMLESSNLNFGLGATEVKNRSALSNNQSDTWGGATKASDYPSSLFHPATVRGYFDQIDGSGNPNLFNNFYTFNFNEVRQVAASATGKPQLYTAKTTFDQDQRTTEKSKYLYLQFNTDWDTAMPMHTAIGLRYEKTDVLSTALVPAANSISWGSQNEFSVNFGAPTFTTLGGKYNNLLPSIDWDMDVRPDMKVRASYGETIGRPRYDQIAGGQILDSLARVEGGTGHQGNPALKPVKSKNFDLSFEWYYAKQSFASVNAFYKDLDNFAGQSQFLATPFNLHTPVGGTFWNEALARGCGNADTTCIRNYIFRNHAGAPGVVRGADDANGNATGTITGQQSDPIANFRITTSSNQKKASLNGLEFNLQHMFGNSGFGLQANYTYVHSGLRYDNTSIGEQFALPGLSNSYNLVGIYENDKWSVRTAWNWRGEFLASTFDSAGPNPVYVEAYGQLDVNIGYNVTDRLTLQFEGMNLTDSITRTHGRTKQMVEYATQNGPRYMVGARYKF, from the coding sequence ATGAATCATCCCAAGGCGAAGCAAAAACTGATCAGCCTGGCCGTGGCCGGCGCCTGCGCGGCGATCGTGTTCCCCGCCCACGCGCAAGACCAGGTGCAGAACCCGGCCCAGGCGCAGGTGCAGGATAACGGCGTGGCGCCGGTCGCCACCCCCTACGATAGCGCCGCCCCCGGTGCGGTGCAGCAGGTGAAGGTCACCGGCCTGCGCCAGTCGCTGGCCTCGTCGCTGAACCTGAAGCGCAATTCGGACGGTATCGTCGACGGCATCGTGGCCGAGGACATCGGCAAGTTCCCCGATACCAACCTGGCGGAATCGCTGCAGCGCATCTCGGGCGTGTCGATCGACCGCTCGATCGGCGAAGGATCGAAGGTCACCGTGCGCGGCATCGGCCCCGACTACAACATGGTGCTGCTCAACGGCCGCCAGATGCCGACCTCGAACCTGGGCGACCTGAACGGCCGCGCCTTCGACTTCGCCAACCTGGCCTCGGAAGCGATCTCGCAGCTGCAGGTGTACAAGACCAGCCGCGCCGAGACCCCGACCGGCGGCATCGGCGCCACCATCAACGTGGTCACCGCACGGCCGCTGGACAAGCTGGGCACCTGGTCCAGCATCGGCGTCAAGGCGGTGCACGACACCACCAACAACAACCTGCCGGGCGACGTCAAGGCCAGCAAGTCGACCACGCCGGAATTCTCGGGCATCTACAGCACCACCAGCGCCGACGGCAAGTGGGGCCTGGGCATCAGCGCCAGCTACCAGGAACGCAACCTGGGCTACAACCAGGCGTCCGTGTCGAGCGGCTGGAAGGGTCCGTTCCGCGGCGACGAGAACAACTGGGGCACCATCCCGGCCACCGGCGCCGTCAACCGGCCCCAGGGCAGCACCCTGTACGAGGTGCCGCAGAACCTGAACTACAGCTTCTCGGGCGTCAAGCGCCAGCGCACCAACGGCCAGCTGACCCTGCAGTTCGCGCCGGTCAAGGACCTGGTCACCACCCTCGACTACACCTACTCGGAAAACAAGATCCAGACCAAGCGCAACGACGTCTCGGCCTGGTTCAACTTCGGCCCGTCGACCTCGACCTGGACCAATGGCCCGGTGGCGGCGCCGCTGGTGTACACCGAGCAGATCTCGCCGGCCACCAGCGACATCGCCATGGGCGGCGGCGACTTCGCCACCAAGACCCAGAACAAGTCGCTCGGCTTCAATGCCCAGTGGCGCGCCAATGCCGACCTCAAGCTCGAGTTCGACGCGCATCGTTCGACCGCCGAGTCGAAAGCCGACAGCCCGCTGGGTTCCTTCAACACCCTGGGCACCGCCAGCTTCAGCCGCGGCGATACCTCGGCCGACTTCTCGCACGACTTCCCGGTACTGTCGATCGCCGGCGCCGACTTCGCGCGCGCGCCACAGCAGGTCACCGGTTCCAACTTCCAGAACGGCTACATGAAGGGCGAAGTCGACCAGGCGCAGGTGAAGGGCCGCCTGCGCATGCTGGAATCGTCGAACCTGAACTTCGGCCTGGGCGCGACCGAGGTCAAGAACCGCTCGGCGCTGTCGAACAACCAGAGCGACACCTGGGGCGGCGCCACCAAGGCCTCGGACTACCCGAGCAGCCTGTTCCACCCGGCCACCGTGCGCGGCTACTTCGACCAGATCGACGGCAGCGGCAACCCGAACCTGTTCAACAATTTCTACACCTTCAACTTCAACGAGGTGCGCCAGGTCGCGGCCAGCGCCACCGGCAAGCCGCAGCTGTACACGGCCAAGACCACCTTCGACCAGGACCAGCGCACCACCGAGAAATCGAAGTACCTGTACCTGCAGTTCAATACCGACTGGGACACGGCAATGCCGATGCACACCGCGATCGGCCTGCGCTACGAAAAGACCGACGTGCTCTCGACCGCGCTGGTGCCGGCCGCGAACTCGATCAGCTGGGGTTCGCAGAACGAATTCTCGGTCAACTTCGGCGCGCCGACCTTCACCACGCTGGGCGGCAAGTACAACAACCTGTTGCCGAGCATCGACTGGGACATGGACGTGCGCCCCGACATGAAGGTGCGCGCCAGCTACGGCGAGACCATCGGCCGTCCGCGCTACGACCAGATCGCCGGCGGCCAGATCCTGGATTCGCTGGCGCGCGTGGAAGGCGGCACCGGCCACCAGGGCAACCCGGCGCTGAAACCCGTCAAGTCGAAGAACTTCGACCTGTCGTTCGAGTGGTACTACGCCAAGCAGAGCTTCGCCTCGGTGAACGCGTTCTACAAGGACCTGGACAACTTCGCCGGCCAGTCGCAGTTCCTGGCCACGCCATTCAACCTGCACACCCCGGTCGGCGGCACCTTCTGGAACGAGGCGCTGGCGCGCGGCTGCGGCAATGCCGACACCACCTGCATCCGCAACTACATCTTCCGCAACCATGCCGGCGCGCCGGGCGTGGTGCGCGGCGCGGACGATGCCAACGGCAACGCCACCGGCACGATCACCGGCCAGCAGAGCGACCCGATCGCCAACTTCCGCATCACGACTTCGTCGAACCAGAAGAAGGCCAGCCTGAACGGCCTGGAATTCAATCTGCAGCACATGTTCGGCAACTCGGGCTTCGGCCTGCAGGCCAACTACACCTACGTGCACTCGGGCCTGCGCTACGACAACACCTCGATCGGCGAGCAGTTCGCACTGCCGGGCCTGTCGAACTCGTACAACCTGGTCGGCATCTACGAGAACGACAAGTGGAGCGTGCGCACCGCCTGGAACTGGCGCGGCGAATTCCTGGCCTCGACCTTCGACAGCGCCGGCCCGAACCCGGTGTACGTGGAAGCCTACGGTCAGCTGGACGTGAACATCGGCTACAACGTCACCGACCGGCTGACGCTGCAGTTCGAGGGCATGAACCTGACCGATTCGATCACCCGCACGCACGGCCGCACCAAGCAGATGGTGGAGTACGCGACGCAGAACGGCCCGCGCTACATGGTGGGGGCGCGGTACAAGTTCTGA